One Aegilops tauschii subsp. strangulata cultivar AL8/78 chromosome 2, Aet v6.0, whole genome shotgun sequence genomic window, GCCTTCAGCTgcagcgtcgtcgtcgtcgtctgcTGTCCCTCGAGCTTCGATCGTCGCCGCGAATATCTCACTCCCCTCGCCGACGCCGCATACGTCTCCAGCACCACCTCCCGTCGCCAGGGTTGCCCGTTCCTACGCGGCAGCGCATCAGCGCCCAATGGCGGGCGTGCCTCCTTCGGTGCGGGGTGCCGTCGGGACGAACCCTCAGCCCCCTCCGGTCGTGGGGGTGACCTCCACTCCCTCACGCCCTCCGGCTCAGGCGCCGGGCTCCTCCGGTCCACCTCTTCATCAAGGAGGACCGGCGCCTGTCTACAATTGCGGTGGGAACCAGCCCCCACTACTGGAATTTTCCTATTTGCCAAGTGTTAGGCTCTTTGCCGAGTGCATTATGTCGGGAGCTCGGCAATAATATCTTTGCCGAGTACCTAACTCGGCAAAAAGGCGAAACTCGGCAAACAGGCACTTTGCCGAGTGTCCTGGACAAAACGCTCGGTAAAACAATAAAACTCGGCAAACAGGGCTTTACCGCGTGTCACACTCGACAAAAGGGGGTCTTTACCGAGTGTCACACTCGGCAAAAGGGGTCTACGCTAAACTGCATTGTTTTGACTGTAGAGGTTGCATACTACCTCGGATGAAGATGGTCCAAAAATCAAAATTATTCATTTTGATGAGACGGACAACTTCCGTGTTGAGACATTTTTCATTTGAGGCCGTTTAAATTACACTTTGTGGCGTGCGAAATATTAATATAGTATCAAATGACCAAGCCGATGGCCATATTCATTGCGTAGTTTATTACAATGTTCCCAAATTAGACACATAGGTGCATCTTGACATTATAAACAATGTCCAAATAGAGTTTCCTACTTTTTTGTACAAAATAATCAGTTTTCATTTTCTAAGTGTCAGAAATGGATGTattttgtgaagcaagtacaaaAATCAGGGTGCAAAATGGCACCACTCCAATTATCACAGTAATTAGACCATATTTTATCTACAATTCTCAAGTTTCATGGATTTTTCTAGTTTTCTATCTATTTTCGCACATTTAAATGAATTTATGTCAATTTCCCgaaaataattcaaatttgaactgcaagtgTGTGACAGCTCAGTCGTAAAAATTAGAAAAAAATATTTTTAGATACACAAGTAGTCATTATATGTGAGAACCACATAGAGTTTTGAGAGATTCAACCCCCTGTGATGAATAGTCATGTCGATCATTTTGACCCCGttttgaaaaaaatgaaagaaaaagaatACAAGTTTAAAAAATGCAATACTTTCGCATGGAGTCCTTTTATGTGTACTAGTTGCGAGGAAAAATACCAAACTTCCAATATGATAAATTTGAAAAAATTCCTTCACAAAACGAGCTATCAAGTATGAACCTTCATGAGTTTCAAGCCAAGTGACTACGACGATGGCCATACTCATTGCATTGCTTCTGATAACGTGGCGATATTGTTTACATAGGTGCATCTTGACATTACAAATGCCAAATTGTTATAATTTGtaccagaaaaagaaaaagaaaagtagAAAAAGAGGGAAAAAATAGTCTTTACCGAGTGGTAAAGAGAAAAACATTATGATTGGTTGGGAGAACGagccacggatcgatgacgtggcttATATCAACCGTTCGATGATGGAGATCAAACGGCTCCGCCTCTCTCTCTTCTCTTCTTATCCTCACGCCTCTCTTCTTATCCTCTCGTCTCCTCTTATCCTCTCCCCAATCTCACCGCCACACCCATACCGACGCCTCCACGGCCAACCCAGCCTCATCGACGGAGCACCCCGACGGCTCCCACCGCCGGCCAACCCAGCCTTGGCTGCTGCGCGTCGGCAAGCAGCTGGCCGTGTTGCATCTCGCGCGCAGCTAGCCGTGCTGCATCTCCAAGCATACCACGCAAGCTAGCAGCGGCCAAGCTAGCACACAAGCAGCTAGCTAGCTATTGGCCGTGAAGTGCGCGGCTCCGGTCTTCTTTGCCCCCCCGGACGGCGACCAAGACGCGACGCTCCAGGACGGCGACACGGCCTTACACGGCGGCGACGGGGAGACGACCTCGACGCGGCCCTCGGGACGGCCTTGCGCGCGCGCCGCCACCGGCAGCCAGCAGGTCACGGGCATGCGCATCGCTGGTGCGCCACATATCGAGCTGCCATGGCGGGGCGCACGGGACGGCAAGCAGCACTAGCAGGTGACAGTGACCAGCACAGGGCCATGGCGGGGCGCATGGGACAGCCAGCAGCACTAGCAGCGGTGCACGCGACCATAGCAGCGCCGGCGCTGGGATTTGGCACCTTTGGATCTGAGATGGGATTGGGCGctattttttgttttgtttctgtTCACCCCTTTGCCGAGTGGTGCTCTCGGCAGACCACCTGTGCCACGTAGCTACGGCGCCGTCTTCTCCGTCCGTTTGTTCACTTTTTTTAGCCGAGTAGTTGCATTTGATACTCGGCAAAGCCTTTGCCGAGTGTTCGACAAATGACTCTCGACAACTTAATTAGTGTTCAGCATGCAGTTAAAGAGATAATCCAAAGAAAAATGTCAACGATATCCAGAATGAATGAACTAATGAAATGATGGGTACAAATGCACCCGTCACCTGGCTGTGATAGGCTGGGATCATCACTGGCCCAGGCTGGATAGTCGTGCTGCTTTTTAAAGTTCAGTATACCATATTTGTTTTAGTCTCTCAAAACATGGAAAAAGGTACCGCGATGCAGCAGTAGTGCTGCTAACTAAATATTTTGCTTGTAGAGTATCAGTTCCGATGTGCTTTCTACACATATTTTGCCTCTAACATATATATTGGATACATTAAAACACCCTATCAATATAACCACAACCCTGAATGCAATCAGATCTTAAGTCTTAGTCATCAATAAGCAACGTAGGCAAACAACACTTGATAAATTTGCTCTGCTCTTGATGTTTTCCTGTTGTGTTGCTCTGATAGCAACATAGTGTTTAAGGCAAAGAAATGTCCATCATTGCTATTCCCTGGTGACACCCGACCACGATCCTACACAAACCAATCAGTATGTCCTTCGGTTATCAATGAATTTAAACATTTTACCAAAAAAAACTAAGACAATACAATTAATGGAGGATGATGCAAATACATGAAGGAATATCTCCGAGTGTATTGCAAATGGGTAAAGTCACTGATGCTACAAAACATAATTTATATGAAACGTAAATGTGTGTTTACTGCATCCATGTAGTTGTATGATGCACATGTTTGAAGTTCAGATACGCCATGATATTTACATACTAAATTTCTCATACATACAACTAGCTAGCAAGGAAGTAATCAGGCATGCCTACCTACCAGTTAAGTTATCTTCTCACTCACAATTTCCAGGAAAATATACAATACATAATGCATACAACTTGGTCACTGATTCCTATTAGTAAAGTAGATAAAGGACAAGAATGTTGTTTATTACCTTCTTGAGCCTTTCATACATCCAAAAGCATATACTGCCCCGAGGTGGAAACCAATTACGTTCTCAAGCCTGTAATGGTGGGCAGGCCTCATGCAGTGTTAGTAAAGAATCTCAACATATTTGTACAAGTACTATATACACTTACACAAGGAAAATTAATGGAGCTATATACGCATTCTGGGGTGAATGTCAGAAGAACTGAAGCAGTACATACTTGTAGGTAATGGAGTTCCATATGCGTACAGTCCCATCAAATGAACCTGTGATTAATATTGGAAGTTCCGGGTGCAAATTGGCGGCACTAATAAGGTTTGTATGCGATTCTAGCTCATGTACACGCTCTTTCGTCTCCAATTTCCATATCTGATTCAACAAGACAACAAAGAAAAGGAAGACTTTTTTTAGCAATCATATATCGTGGATGGAAATTTAAGTAATAGCTAGTTAGGTAAATTAATTAATTGAGTGCATTCTTTAGTTTGTTGGGGTGCAGAAAAGTGTGTATTGTTGGGGTGCAGAAAAGTGCATGACACCTGTGCGGTCTTGTCATTACATCCCACGATCAGATGTTGTTGATTATTGCGTGTGAAGTAGTCAACAGAGAGCCCATGCTCATCCAATTTCAATGTGATGATCTTACTGGGGTCATCGGAACAAATACTCCAGATCTACAAGTTTTTGGAAGTGTAAAAACATAAAACCATCAACATGTATGGCTGAAACATATATAAATAAGAAGAACTAAAGCAAACCTTGACAGTGCCATCCTTGGAAGCACTAGCAAAACTATTGGAGTCATTTGGGTTAAAGGTTACTTGCGTCACTGTGCCAACGTGTCCATGAAATTCTTTGCATTCCCAATCATTGTCCCAGTTCCAAAGCTTGATCAGGTGACCAGCATCATTAGATGAAGAAAACAAAAATGGATCCGTTGGATGCACAGCCAAAGTTGTGATGCAACTACTGTGAGCACAAAAGCTCTctacttcttcattttcttcataGTTGTGCACATGGATGCACCCGTTGCGATCACCAGCAACAATCCATTTCTCACGTACGACAAATTTAGCCACATTTACTGCATATTAGCTCGCATTTGTGAGCACCGAGCAGTTACTTAGTAAAATGTGTAATTGTTGACTATTGGAATAAATCACATGAATTGTGCATATGGGTGCATGCCTGGTTCATCTGTGACGTCTTGAATTGACTTCAGCGTTGCCTGCAGATATAAACATGTAACTTGAATTAATATACAGGTACGTTGAGAATATATATATAAGCATCACTGATTGACAATGTACCATTGTCTTGTAGTTCCAAACACGAAGGCTCCCCGCGCGATGCGTTGTCATAATCCTTCATATTAGGATTATTTGAAAATTAACAAATGATTGATGAGTACTGCATATTTATATGCATGACAGACATGgaaaagtgtgtgtgtgtggcagagagagagagagagagagagagagagagagagagagagagagagagagagagagaacatggTCATAAGCAAACACTCACCAAGGTTCAATTGGATGCACATCCATGGACGAAACTTCCAGAGCATCTGCCTTGGTTATGATCTGATTTAAATGAAGAACGAGAACATTCAATCAATTTACAAGATCGATTGACAGGACAGTTAAGAAAGACAAAGGGACTAGAAACTAACCTCAACTGTGGGCCCAGTTGGCTGCCAACCAGATTAATTGATCACACAGTGCGCAAGCCAACAAAATAAAACAATAATTAATTATGGACAACTAAGCATACAATATCATAGCAAATTAAATTATGTACCTCAGAATCAGATGATGTCCCACAATCAGCTTGTTGTTGACAACAGATAACATTCAACGCCACCTCTTGTACCTCATGCCCGGCCTTCTCTTTGGTTTTCTTGAAAAATTCTTCGTACTCAGCAGAGATGGTATCTTTGTCGAGCTCATATTGGCCCACCACAACGCTATGCAGTGTGAAGTAGTCGGCACCGCTATCTATCGACGGCATCGACAATGCCTGCTGCTTATTATTGCACATTGTTAGAGTGAGGGTGTAGATACACCTTGGCGGCACAACGCCACAGAGTGGATCCTTTGCCAGGTACCTACTGGGGCTGTTGGCCACAAGCAGGAACGCGACGCGGTCGTTTCCCTTGTTATCTAGATGCAGCGAGCAGCTAGAAGACATCGAAGCCGCCTTCTTTTTTCTCGGCACTTCCAACGATATTGACAACATGAATGTCAGCTCAAGGGGATGGACATGAAGAAGCAGCCCAGAGTCTATTTGGGGAATCAAGCTGGTTTCTGTTTCATTCAGCATACGTACGATTTCACCGATGGTGGGCCTTTTCTGTCTGTCATATTCAACACACCTCACCGCTATCTCCAAGCATTTCTTAACCTGCTGGAAATGTCCTTCAACTAATGTGACGTCCATTGTTTTTTGTAGCCTCTCCCCCCATTTTTCATGTGCCTACGAAATTCGATGGAAGGAGGAGCACATACAATGTAAATTAATGTAGCTGCAACATTAGTTCATTGTAGCAATTAATTAACGACAGTACAAGAAAGGACCTACTCCTACTTACCACCAGCTCAATAAACTTCTCAGGAGACATGAAATCCCATTCATGATATGATTTCTGCCCTTTCATCAGCTTAAGGATTATAACACCCAAGCTGAATATGTCAAACTCTTTCGAGATTACTTGTTTGTCAATGTACTCTGGTGGCATGTATCCCCTGCATACCGAAATAAGAAAAATATTATCACCATTATGGTCAGTTTAAAGTAAATGTACAGCTTAGGTTGGGGCATTTAGCTCACATAGTTCCCAACGGACTCATCGTTATATTGGTATTTTCTACACCAAAGAGCCTTGCAGAACCAAAACCAGCTATTTTGGGCGTCATCTTCTCATCCATCAGTATATGGCTAGGGTTTAGACTCATGTGAATGATAGGACTCCTCAATCCCTCATGGAGGTATTTTAAACCGTCACATGTGCCCTTAATTATTCTGTAGCGTGTTTGCCAATCAAGTCCAGAATCCTCGTCGTCTGTAAGCATAAGCAACGATGGCATCCAAAATTAGGTTATTATATTTTCTTTAAAACTGAAAGACAACTGATATAGTATCTTGGATGTTGCAATCTAACATATACCTGGTGTAATGTACGTGGCAAGGGAACCATTTGGCAAATACTCGAAGCACAGCCCGTTGTGTATTTCGGCAGCAATTACATGTTTTCCTTCATACTCCACAACCACTTGTTCTATCTCATGGCAGTAGCCAATCAACTGTACGATATTTGGGTGATGGACTTTCGGGATGATTGAAATCATCTGCTCGATCTCCATGTCAAAATGAAATCCATGGAGCATTTTGACAGCAATGGCATGTCCATCCTTATCAACTCCCTAGTAATTAATTTGACATGTCCATCTTGTAGTCAGGCATGACGTGTTgatgaaaaatatttggaaacgAAAATAATGTTGATCTTACCTTGTAAACTTGTCCATGCGCACCCTTACCAACCAATCGTGCTGCAGAAAAATCATCTGTCATCTCTTTTAGTAAGCTCCATGGCATAACCCTTGGCTCTACAGACGGGAAGTTCTCTGTTTAATGAGTAGACATATGCATGCTAGTTTAGCTTCACCGTGCCCTTGCAATTCAGTAATTATAAGTAGAGGACGAGAAATTAGTGCAAACCGGCAGAGTATTCTTGTTAATTAAAGATGAGATAGCTAGCTCTAGCTAACCTGCTGAAGAAGGACCGGAGCTGATGGTGATGCTGCTGAGATCGGAAGGGAGGGTGGACTCTCCATCGTCTTCAGAGAACTATATATATCAGAAAATACAAATTAAGGATAAAAAATTCGAGACCTGAAAGCCAACGGTGTAACGCTTCGTCCCATGGGGCGTCCCAGAGGAGCTCGCCGAATGAGGTGGCCTCTCCATGGCGGAGTGGAGCACCATAAGATTCTGGGGCGGtccgtgagagagagagagagagagagagagctcctCATGGGTAGTGGATCAAGGAAGATTCCATTGAAGACTTTGAAGGTAGGGGAAGAAGTGAAGGGTAGCTGTTTGCCTCAAGAGAAGGAGATTTCCCCTGATTCCACCGTCGACCTAGCCGTGCCATGGAGGGTGGCAACATCCAAAACACCACCACTCTTTCATAGACCAGAGAGAGTAGGGCTTTGGATTTGTGCAAGACGTAAGTCATCGCTTTCGAGATGAGTCCCTAACTAGATGAGAAAGTAGTCTAGGGACATATGCACAGTGGCGGGCCGGACAAAACATGTGGGATCTGGTCATTACACACCAGGGACTAACATGCAAATATCTGCAAATTCAAGGGGTTTTAGAAAAAGCCTATGTGGACTCAATAGCTTGCACGTAGGGCCGCCACTGGACATGTGTGATCGCTTTGAAGATGCATGtctaactactccctccgttcctaaatataagttatttcaaatggaatacaacatacggatgtatgtagacatattttaaagtgtagattcattcattttgctccgtatgtagtcacttggtgcagtctctagaaagacttatatttaggaacggagggagtagatgagaAAAATAGACTATACCTTTTCCAATCCAAGTGGTGAACAAAAAATCATTTGTTCCTTGGGACACCATTGATGGCCATGAATGAACTATTTAACGGGCACAAAATTACTAATTCATATAAGTTGCACTTTGAACACTAAAAACTTCCTCTCTCCATTCAGAAATATAAAACACACATGCTTGCCAAGTTTGTTCAATAATATATAGATTAAAGATTCAAATTAATATTgctaattttattattattaaaAAGCACCTATCGCTGATACTACTTTTGTGTCAGATAATCCATATATAGTTGGACCGATTGTTGGTCAAAATTAAACCTTGAAACTCATGTGCATTTTATAATTCTAGCGAAAAGAGTATAAGGTAGATGCCGATAAACAGAAAGGCCATATGAGTCAAGAGTAATGTCACCTGTTCATTCTGCATGCCTCGGTCACCTATCATCGTTTCAGTCTCGTTCAAACTAGACACAATATCCTGTATAGTAGGTCTTTCTTGTCGGTTTGATATCAAGCAATCTAATGCTATCTCAATGCATCTTTTCACCTGGTTGCAGTATACTTCGAGTGATGTGTGACTCAATGTTCCACGTAGCCTTTTCCTCCAGCTTTCATGTACCTCCAACATCGGTCTTAAAGTTAGAATGATAGCACACACAAAGGCCAATTGATAAAAATAACAGTGTATTGATGTTGGAATTGACATAGAAAGGATGTGTTATTACAAGCTTAGCAGATTTTCGTTTTGGCATCTCGACAATTGAATTGTAGCTTTCATGTCCATTCATTATCTTTACAATGATCACACCTAAACTAAATATGTCGAACTCTCTTGATATTATCTGATGCTTTATATATTCCGGTGGCCAGTATCCACTGCATGTCATGTATGTTACAACAATTAGATGATTAAAACCACAAAATATAACCGATGCCCAAATTTGATAAACTGCTAGAAAACACTTAATAACAAATGCACATTTCTTTTCTCCAAACTTATCTTTccaattaaaaaaaatcaaaagtaAACGAACCTGAAGATCATATATGGTTTTTATATTACGTGTCAAAAAACAGTGTTTTGATTTACCTTTACGTTAAGTAGCAAAGTGGTCCACCCGATGTTCGGGCTAGAATTTTATAAAGTTTTGTAATTAGAACGAAATATTTGTGTGAAAAAATTGAACCAAGTGTGATTTCTCCTACGCCGCAATAAAGAAAATCCTATTTCCCTCTCAATGCGGCAAATAGTTTCACCTACGCACAGCGCGCCCAAGAATCAGCGGCCAATTTTTGTTTGTGTCCTCCTTAAAATTCTCTTTTTCTGtttctttctctttttatttcctgtttcttttttatttttccattgaaagtctattttttattttttctgaaaTTGAAAATTTTAGAAAAAATCGCGTTTTCAATTTTTATTCAAAATTTCGTAAAAGttacaaattaaaaaaatgtgTTCCTACTCTAAAATATTTATGGATTTTGTTTTTTGCCAATttgttttcaaaatttaaaaaatattcccTTTTCTAAAAACTGTTTGTATTTTTAAAATTGTTCAAGATATAAAGAAATGCATTTGAATATTGTtcaaaatttgaaaaatattcttgTTTTAGTGATATGTTTGAAAATTGAAAATAATGTTTGCATTAATGAAACACATTTTCTAAAATTCTTCTGCATGTTTAAAACATGTTCccattttaaaaaagtgttcacAACTTAAAAAATGTTCGTATTTTTATAAGAAGGTTCATGTTTTTAAGAAATGTACGTGAATTTCAGGAAATGTTCCGTTCAAATTTTTGTTCTTTCTTTGTCCAAAAATGTATggaattttcaaaaaaatgttcataatttggAAAATTGTTCAAGTTGCCGAGTATATTCGGTAGTTCATATTATGAATTCCAAAATTGTGTTCCTATTTAAAATATGTTTGAAATCTTAAAATTTTGTCATTCCAATTTTTATTAGAATTAAAAATTATTCCCATTTTTTAAAAACTGTTTCggtttttcaaaatttgttcaagatttaaaaaatgttacaaATTTGAGAAATATTCTTGTTATAGTGATATgttcaaaaattgaaaatattttttgCATTACACATTTTCTGAATTTCTTATATATGTTCAAAACATGTTCCCGTTTCCAATAATTGTTCACAACATAAAAAAAATCGTATTTTTATAAAACGTTCATGCTTTTAATAAATGTTAGCGAATTTCAACAAATGTTCCATTCAAATTTTTTCTTCGTGTTTTTTAAAATGCGTGGAATTTTGGAATATTGTTGACGTTGCAAAGTATATTTGGCATTTCATAGTTATCAGTTTTCGAAAAGGTCAAAACAAAAAAGACTCAAATCTGTCATTGCATTATATTCTTTAATATTCACGTTGACCGTTGGTTAGCAGAACGCGTTTGTTTGAGTGCCTAGCAATATGTGGTCGGGTCTTTAAGGACGTGAGTTCGATCACTCCCATACTGGGCCTCCTCCGCATCGGGCGCATGGAGCTAAGTCGCTTGTGCAGAATAAGGGACACCATAAATTATTGACAGTGGTAGCTTCCATGTGCAAATAAAAGAGAATATGTTGGTCAATTATAACTGAAACAAATTATGGGCACATGCCAATAAAAAGAATATACTGGTTTGACTCTAATTAAAGGGTGCCATGTAGAATAAGAGAATACATACATGTGAAGATCTTGATCCATTCTTATATTGAGATAGAGGCATATAATTTTATTAtcctgttgcaatgcacgggcatgtGTGCTAGTCTCTTTTAAAGAAAATATTTTTTCCTCTCTATAGAAGGCAAACTAATTGAAAAATGCATTAAAATCCAATTTCTAATATTAGAAAATTAATTATAAGACCTACATCATTGACTACTCCCTCCGACTCTAAATCGAAGGCCTCTAGTATAAGAGAAACACAGTAAGCCAAGCCAATGTAGATCTGACTCCACATCAAGCCATGCATACTGGATACAGGCGCGACAGAGGAGGTGGCGCGATTGTGGGGAGGGGCGGGCAACGGCGCCGGGAGGGAGAGCGGCGgcggcccgaggcggcggcggctagggtaggcGGAAGCGATTAGGAGGAGAGGGTCGTGACGGTATCTGATACCATGTAGAATTGAGAATTGACTGTGTGCATCAATATTCTCATTGATCGtgcactaggcacatatataGGTACAAGGGGTGCGACTGATGTCTTGTCTCCCAAGACACAACTAAATACAGAGGGAGAGAGACACCACAGGCGCGGTATATAAAACCCGAACCTACATACATGTACACATGTTCAACACACTTTACTTCGGCCGCGTGCCCGTGCATGCAGCAACTACCCACCCACTTTAGCTATGCATGCAACAACCATATATTCCTCGCGTCCTCATCCAGCAATGAAGAACGCGGACTGGCCCGTGCAGTCCTGTGAGGAACAACTGAGGCAGTCCACCACTTCTTAGTCCcgcttagagcatctccactcgcCCCCCCCCTCCAACATGTCCCCCAGGACTCTTTTTTAGCGCCGGCGCTGAAAAATCTGCCTAGTGGCGCCCCGGGACCTTGTTTATCGTTGGTTTGGGCCGAAATAATAGCCGGCGAACCCAAGCCCTCGGGGGGCGCCTGCTGAAGCCAAAAGGCGCGTGGATCCGCTTTGTCGGCGAGAGACATGCCTTTTCTCGCCGATCCCCCATTTTTTCCCTCCACCCCCTTCTGCCCCTCTTCTCCCGCCATTCTCCTCCCTCCCCGCCATCCGACCTCCATCCCGCCATGCTGCCGAAGAAGTATTTGGCCCATcgcgccgctgccgctgccgtgTACGTCGCCGACACTTGTTCTTCGGCGCAGATGGTTCGGATGTTCACCATGTACCGCCAGGACAGCAACGACCAAGAGTTCAAGTACCTCCACATGTTCACCCGGATCGAGAAGTGCGAGAAGTGGGCGGATGTCCGGGGCACCCTCGCCAAGACCAAGGAGACGTACAAGCCGGACGGGCCCACGCCGGGGGCAGGTGATGGGCTCCCTGATGGCAACGAACGAGCCAAGACGGCGAAGGACGCCACACCGGCTGCTGAGCGACTGCAGGCGTCCATCGAGCAGTGCATCACCGACGCCAAGAACCACGCTGCCCAGAGGGAAGAGGAATCTGAGGCGCGGTGATCGGCGCTGATGACGAACAACGCCGTCAAGCTCAACCTACTCCAGACTAACGTCAccgcgaagaagaggaacaccgaCCTGGCGTTCTTGATAGGGGCCGACATGTCGATGACGGACGAGcaggtcaaggcgtggtacctggcGGAGCGCGGCCTCATCTTGAACCTGATATCGTCGACGACCGCGCCAACTCCCACGTAGGCCCCAACGTCGCCACCAAGCCCGAGTGATGATGCCGCCACGACGCCCAGCACAAAAGCCACGCCGA contains:
- the LOC109774265 gene encoding receptor like protein kinase S.2 isoform X1 — its product is MEAKLLEQRTSGSEPSKLPYQLIRKITNDFDKGRILGSGGFGTVYKGVYEDGREIAVKVLHNISGVDDKEFHKEFDNLRGLKHPNIVELVGFCHEWEKELAVFEGKQVTAERLCMALCFEYVQKGSLNKLISDENTGFTWHIRYKIIKGICVGLQYLREGEHPIMHFDLKPDNILLDENMVPKIADFGLSKLFGEENTKKTMSSAGTCGYWPPEYIKHQIISREFDIFSLGVIIVKIMNGHESYNSIVEMPKRKSAKLVHESWRKRLRGTLSHTSLEVYCNQVKRCIEIALDCLISNRQERPTIQDIVSSLNETETMIGDRGMQNEQFSEDDGESTLPSDLSSITISSGPSSAENFPSVEPRVMPWSLLKEMTDDFSAARLVGKGAHGQVYKGVDKDGHAIAVKMLHGFHFDMEIEQMISIIPKVHHPNIVQLIGYCHEIEQVVVEYEGKHVIAAEIHNGLCFEYLPNGSLATYITPDDEDSGLDWQTRYRIIKGTCDGLKYLHEGLRSPIIHMSLNPSHILMDEKMTPKIAGFGSARLFGVENTNITMSPLGTMGYMPPEYIDKQVISKEFDIFSLGVIILKLMKGQKSYHEWDFMSPEKFIELVAHEKWGERLQKTMDVTLVEGHFQQVKKCLEIAVRCVEYDRQKRPTIGEIVRMLNETETSLIPQIDSGLLLHVHPLELTFMLSISLEVPRKKKAASMSSSCSLHLDNKGNDRVAFLLVANSPSRYLAKDPLCGVVPPRCIYTLTLTMCNNKQQALSMPSIDSGADYFTLHSVVVGQYELDKDTISAEYEEFFKKTKEKAGHEVQEVALNVICCQQQADCGTSSDSEPTGPTVEIITKADALEVSSMDVHPIEPWIMTTHRAGSLRVWNYKTMATLKSIQDVTDEPVNVAKFVVREKWIVAGDRNGCIHVHNYEENEEVESFCAHSSCITTLAVHPTDPFLFSSSNDAGHLIKLWNWDNDWECKEFHGHVGTVTQVTFNPNDSNSFASASKDGTVKIWSICSDDPSKIITLKLDEHGLSVDYFTRNNQQHLIVGCNDKTAQIWKLETKERVHELESHTNLISAANLHPELPILITGSFDGTVRIWNSITYKLENVIGFHLGAVYAFGCMKGSRRIVVGCHQGIAMMDISLP
- the LOC109774265 gene encoding uncharacterized protein isoform X3, whose translation is MIGDRGMQNEQFSEDDGESTLPSDLSSITISSGPSSAENFPSVEPRVMPWSLLKEMTDDFSAARLVGKGAHGQVYKGVDKDGHAIAVKMLHGFHFDMEIEQMISIIPKVHHPNIVQLIGYCHEIEQVVVEYEGKHVIAAEIHNGLCFEYLPNGSLATYITPDDEDSGLDWQTRYRIIKGTCDGLKYLHEGLRSPIIHMSLNPSHILMDEKMTPKIAGFGSARLFGVENTNITMSPLGTMGYMPPEYIDKQVISKEFDIFSLGVIILKLMKGQKSYHEWDFMSPEKFIELVAHEKWGERLQKTMDVTLVEGHFQQVKKCLEIAVRCVEYDRQKRPTIGEIVRMLNETETSLIPQIDSGLLLHVHPLELTFMLSISLEVPRKKKAASMSSSCSLHLDNKGNDRVAFLLVANSPSRYLAKDPLCGVVPPRCIYTLTLTMCNNKQQALSMPSIDSGADYFTLHSVVVGQYELDKDTISAEYEEFFKKTKEKAGHEVQEVALNVICCQQQADCGTSSDSEPTGPTVEIITKADALEVSSMDVHPIEPWIMTTHRAGSLRVWNYKTMATLKSIQDVTDEPVNVAKFVVREKWIVAGDRNGCIHVHNYEENEEVESFCAHSSCITTLAVHPTDPFLFSSSNDAGHLIKLWNWDNDWECKEFHGHVGTVTQVTFNPNDSNSFASASKDGTVKIWSICSDDPSKIITLKLDEHGLSVDYFTRNNQQHLIVGCNDKTAQIWKLETKERVHELESHTNLISAANLHPELPILITGSFDGTVRIWNSITYKLENVIGFHLGAVYAFGCMKGSRRIVVGCHQGIAMMDISLP
- the LOC109774265 gene encoding uncharacterized protein isoform X2; translation: MEAKLLEQRTSGSEPSKLPYQLIRKITNDFDKGRILGSGGFGTVYKGVYEDGREIAVKVLHNISGVDDKEFHKEFDNLRGLKHPNIVELVGFCHEWEKELAVFEGKQVTAERLCMALCFEYVQKGSLNKLISDENTGFTWHIRYKIIKGICVGLQYLREGEHPIMHFDLKPDNILLDENMVPKIADFGLSKLFGEENTKKTMSSAGTCWRKRLRGTLSHTSLEVYCNQVKRCIEIALDCLISNRQERPTIQDIVSSLNETETMIGDRGMQNEQFSEDDGESTLPSDLSSITISSGPSSAENFPSVEPRVMPWSLLKEMTDDFSAARLVGKGAHGQVYKGVDKDGHAIAVKMLHGFHFDMEIEQMISIIPKVHHPNIVQLIGYCHEIEQVVVEYEGKHVIAAEIHNGLCFEYLPNGSLATYITPDDEDSGLDWQTRYRIIKGTCDGLKYLHEGLRSPIIHMSLNPSHILMDEKMTPKIAGFGSARLFGVENTNITMSPLGTMGYMPPEYIDKQVISKEFDIFSLGVIILKLMKGQKSYHEWDFMSPEKFIELVAHEKWGERLQKTMDVTLVEGHFQQVKKCLEIAVRCVEYDRQKRPTIGEIVRMLNETETSLIPQIDSGLLLHVHPLELTFMLSISLEVPRKKKAASMSSSCSLHLDNKGNDRVAFLLVANSPSRYLAKDPLCGVVPPRCIYTLTLTMCNNKQQALSMPSIDSGADYFTLHSVVVGQYELDKDTISAEYEEFFKKTKEKAGHEVQEVALNVICCQQQADCGTSSDSEPTGPTVEIITKADALEVSSMDVHPIEPWIMTTHRAGSLRVWNYKTMATLKSIQDVTDEPVNVAKFVVREKWIVAGDRNGCIHVHNYEENEEVESFCAHSSCITTLAVHPTDPFLFSSSNDAGHLIKLWNWDNDWECKEFHGHVGTVTQVTFNPNDSNSFASASKDGTVKIWSICSDDPSKIITLKLDEHGLSVDYFTRNNQQHLIVGCNDKTAQIWKLETKERVHELESHTNLISAANLHPELPILITGSFDGTVRIWNSITYKLENVIGFHLGAVYAFGCMKGSRRIVVGCHQGIAMMDISLP